DNA from Luoshenia tenuis:
GAAAAAACAGATGTGATGGGCCACTCTTTCGGCGGCCGGGTGACCATCCTGCTCTCGGCCACCGCGCCGGAACGGGTGGGTAAGGTCATACTTGTGGATAGCGCGGGGCTGATCCCCAAGCGGACGTGGCGCTACTACTTTAAAGTTTACTCTTATAAGGCGCTTAAGCGTGTGGCCGCCTGCAGGCCGCTGGCGGCGCTGCTTAAAGGCGTGGGCGTGGATGCAAAAAAGATCGTTGCCAAGCGGGGGGGCTCCAGCGATTACCGCGCGCTGCCCGAGTGCATGCGCGCGACCTTCGTCAAAGTGGTCAATCAGGACCTGCGGCCTTATCTTAAGCAGATCAAAGCCTCCGCACTGCTGATCTGGGGGCGTAACGATACGGATGCGCCGGTGTACTTTGGCGAGATCATGGAGAAAGAAATCCCGGATGCGGGCCTGGTGGTGTTGGAGAATGCAGGGCATTTTGCCTATTTGGACCGCTTCGGCGATTTTGATAAGATCGTTAAAAACTATATTCATTTTGAGAAAAGAGGTTGATTCATGTTGGATATGTTTCTATCCCCTTGGGTGTATTCGCCCGTGATCATCATCCTGGCCGCCCTGCTGGCGCTGGGGTGTACCAAAGGCTATATCCATATGCTTCAGCTGGAGAGCTATCAGCTGCCCGGTTATTTCCGCTGGTTCAAGCAAAACGATAATAAGCTGTACACAGCGACCCTTTTGGTGGCGCTTCCGGCCGCTATCGTGGACGCTGCCTATACCTTTTTGCGCAATCAGCTGCCCGATGCTTCCGCCTGGTGGGGTTACGCGGTATCGGCAGTGTTGGTCGTCAGCGCCCTGATCTTTATGTCGCAGCAGAAAAAACAGCCGGCGAAAAAGCTGCTGGTCTATACCGCAAGGGTCAAACGCCTGGTGGCGGCCATCGTCGTACTGGAAGCGCTGGTCTTGGCTGCGGCCACGGTCGTTATGTACTTTTATAATGCGCCGGCCATCTTCCTGGCGCTGCGTTTGGCACTGTATGCCCTGGTGCTGCTGATGCCCTTCTGGGTGGCGCTGGCTGCAGCGGTCATGCAGCCCATCGAAAGGGCTATCGCCAAAAAGTACTTTAAAGAGGCGCAGCGCAATATTCTGGAGAATGAGGCGCTGATCCGCATCGGGATCACCGGTTCCTATGGCAAGACCAGCACCAAGTTTATACTAGGCACCATCCTGGGCGAAAAATACCGGGTCTTGGTGACGCCTTCCAGTTACAATACGCCCATGGGTGTGACCCGGGTGATCCGCGAACAGCTGATGCCGGATCACGAAGTGTTCATCGCGGAGATGGGCGCGCGCCATGTGGGGGACATCAAGGAGATGTGCGAGCTGGTAAAGCCTATGCACGGGCTTTTGACCTCCATCGGCCCGCAGCATTTGGAGACCTTCGGCTCTATCGAAAACGTGGCGGCTACCAAATACGAGTTGATGGAAGCGCTTCCGGAAAACGGCATCGCTATTTTTCCGGATGACGGCGCCCATTGCACCCGCCTTTATACTACGACAGAGGGGCTTGATAAAGCTCTGTTCGGCGTGGATGAGGGAGAGGGGCGCCTGGTCTGGGCAAAAGATCTTTCCTTCGGCCCGGAGGGCAGCCGCTTTACCCTTTGCACGCAGGATGGTCAGGAGGAAGAATGTACCACCCAGCTGCTGGGGCGGCATAATGTGCAAAACATCGTAGGCTGCGCGGCCATGGCGTTAAAACTGGGCCTGACGCTGCAGGAGATTGCCAAGGGTATCGCCAAAGTAGAGCCGGTAGAGCACCGGCTACAACTTATCCCCGGCGCAAATGGCGTGACGGTGATCGACGATGCGTTTAATGCCAACCCTGCGGGAGCCAGGATGGCGATGGAGGTTCTAGGACAATTCCCGGGCCGGCATATCGTCATCACCCCGGGCATGGTGGAATTGGGCGAGCAAGAAACAAAGCTCAACCGCGCCTTTGGCGAGCAGATGGCCAGCGCGGCGGATATCGCCATTTTGGTCGGAGAGAAGCGCACGCGCCCCATCGTAGAAGGGCTACTGGCCCAGAAGTTTGATGAGGATAATATCAAGGTCGTGGCAAACCTGGAGGAGGCGACGCAGCTGCTGGG
Protein-coding regions in this window:
- a CDS encoding UDP-N-acetylmuramoyl-tripeptide--D-alanyl-D-alanine ligase, coding for MLDMFLSPWVYSPVIIILAALLALGCTKGYIHMLQLESYQLPGYFRWFKQNDNKLYTATLLVALPAAIVDAAYTFLRNQLPDASAWWGYAVSAVLVVSALIFMSQQKKQPAKKLLVYTARVKRLVAAIVVLEALVLAAATVVMYFYNAPAIFLALRLALYALVLLMPFWVALAAAVMQPIERAIAKKYFKEAQRNILENEALIRIGITGSYGKTSTKFILGTILGEKYRVLVTPSSYNTPMGVTRVIREQLMPDHEVFIAEMGARHVGDIKEMCELVKPMHGLLTSIGPQHLETFGSIENVAATKYELMEALPENGIAIFPDDGAHCTRLYTTTEGLDKALFGVDEGEGRLVWAKDLSFGPEGSRFTLCTQDGQEEECTTQLLGRHNVQNIVGCAAMALKLGLTLQEIAKGIAKVEPVEHRLQLIPGANGVTVIDDAFNANPAGARMAMEVLGQFPGRHIVITPGMVELGEQETKLNRAFGEQMASAADIAILVGEKRTRPIVEGLLAQKFDEDNIKVVANLEEATQLLGTLTRAGDVVLFENDLPDNYNE
- a CDS encoding alpha/beta fold hydrolase, producing MFIDIDDIRIHYESFGEGEPILLLHGWGGQIESWGPVIPSLAQGRKVYALDFPGFGSSAQPPKPWDVMDYTAMLLRFMDQIGLEKTDVMGHSFGGRVTILLSATAPERVGKVILVDSAGLIPKRTWRYYFKVYSYKALKRVAACRPLAALLKGVGVDAKKIVAKRGGSSDYRALPECMRATFVKVVNQDLRPYLKQIKASALLIWGRNDTDAPVYFGEIMEKEIPDAGLVVLENAGHFAYLDRFGDFDKIVKNYIHFEKRG